In the genome of Enterococcus hirae ATCC 9790, one region contains:
- a CDS encoding MarR family winged helix-turn-helix transcriptional regulator, whose product MNNHEILENLLEIAHQPFLIFAYQVEEKTDNAFETLKILVAEDDVTAGRLAEVLDIKPSSVTQIIKKLEEAGTVMREKSATDSRVTLVKITDKGRESLQERGSISTTLKDFLFKGFAEEELAQLNTYLERMNENINRPEFQEKLAEVFGDDQRWERFNKMSAHFGRAREQMMDRSGFGGFGRGGFDRDAFDGRFDRHYGGFEGWKKGRRK is encoded by the coding sequence ATGAATAATCATGAAATCTTAGAAAATCTGTTAGAGATTGCGCATCAACCGTTTTTGATTTTTGCCTATCAAGTGGAAGAAAAGACAGACAATGCTTTTGAAACATTAAAAATTTTAGTGGCTGAGGACGATGTGACGGCAGGACGATTAGCTGAAGTGCTAGATATTAAACCGTCTAGTGTGACACAAATCATCAAAAAATTAGAAGAGGCTGGGACGGTCATGCGGGAAAAATCAGCAACGGATTCCCGAGTGACTTTGGTCAAGATTACTGATAAAGGTCGAGAAAGTCTGCAAGAGCGTGGTTCAATCAGTACAACGTTAAAAGATTTCTTATTTAAAGGTTTTGCAGAAGAAGAGTTAGCACAATTGAATACCTACCTTGAACGAATGAATGAAAATATCAATCGTCCTGAATTTCAAGAAAAATTAGCTGAAGTTTTCGGCGATGATCAACGCTGGGAACGATTCAATAAGATGAGTGCGCATTTTGGCAGAGCACGTGAACAGATGATGGATCGCAGTGGATTCGGTGGTTTTGGTCGAGGTGGCTTTGATCGAGATGCCTTCGATGGACGATTTGATAGACATTACGGTGGCTTTGAAGGATGGAAGAAAGGACGTAGAAAATAA
- a CDS encoding putative holin-like toxin, with translation MSAYETIQTILGFGMFTISLIGLVVSMLKHDKKK, from the coding sequence TTGTCCGCATATGAGACAATTCAAACCATTCTTGGGTTTGGTATGTTTACCATTTCTTTGATTGGCTTGGTTGTATCTATGCTTAAACATGACAAAAAGAAATAG
- a CDS encoding type II toxin-antitoxin system RelE family toxin, producing the protein MYSVEFSKEFSDVFSENQSKKYQEIIVYKVNEYLTHNFYRIKPVHSSAKYSIYEMKIHLGKEDFRIAFRIDGKKVQVFYISRTLKKFLFDKEVNKLVNRFNKNQWLVDEESRSAVK; encoded by the coding sequence ATGTACTCTGTAGAGTTCAGCAAGGAATTTTCCGATGTATTTTCTGAGAATCAATCAAAAAAATACCAAGAAATAATCGTATATAAAGTGAATGAGTATTTGACACATAATTTTTATCGCATCAAACCTGTCCATTCATCTGCAAAATACTCTATTTATGAAATGAAAATCCATTTAGGAAAGGAAGATTTTCGAATTGCTTTTAGAATAGATGGCAAAAAGGTGCAAGTTTTTTATATTAGTCGAACGTTGAAAAAATTTTTATTTGATAAGGAAGTAAATAAGTTGGTTAATCGATTCAACAAAAATCAATGGCTAGTCGATGAAGAAAGTAGAAGTGCCGTAAAATGA
- a CDS encoding ABC transporter substrate-binding protein translates to MKKLQSLFVGIVVIILILLFGVRQLEQASGMSGAKIVTIYNWGDYVDPSLITKFEKEYGYKVNYETFDSNEAMFTKIQQGGTNYDIAIPSEYMIQKMIKEKLVLPLDHSKIKGLANIDERFLDLDFDPQNTYSIPYFWGTLGIVYNDKVFNKEEIQHWNDLWKPKLRDSLMLIDGAREVMGLSLNSLGYSLNSKEMDQLNAAADKLNKLTPNVKAIVADEIKMYMINEEASVAVTFSGEAADMMSENEHLHYVIPSEGSNLWFDNIVMPKTAKNKEGAYDFINFMLKPENAAQNAEYIGYSTPNKKAKALLPKEISQDEQFYPSDETISHLEVYEDLGPKFLGIYNDLFLEFKMYRKSW, encoded by the coding sequence ATGAAAAAATTACAATCACTGTTTGTGGGTATCGTTGTGATCATCTTGATCTTGCTCTTTGGTGTACGGCAATTAGAACAAGCAAGTGGAATGAGTGGAGCAAAAATCGTTACGATCTATAATTGGGGCGATTACGTTGATCCTAGCTTGATCACAAAATTTGAAAAAGAATATGGGTATAAGGTCAATTATGAAACGTTTGATTCCAATGAAGCCATGTTTACTAAGATCCAACAAGGTGGCACAAATTATGATATAGCCATTCCTAGTGAATACATGATCCAAAAGATGATCAAAGAAAAATTAGTGCTTCCTTTAGACCATTCCAAGATCAAAGGATTAGCGAACATTGATGAGCGCTTTTTGGATTTAGACTTTGATCCCCAAAATACCTATTCGATTCCATACTTTTGGGGAACCTTGGGGATCGTATATAATGATAAAGTTTTCAATAAAGAGGAAATCCAGCACTGGAATGATCTTTGGAAACCGAAATTAAGAGATAGTTTGATGTTGATCGATGGTGCCAGAGAAGTGATGGGGCTATCGTTGAACAGTTTGGGCTATTCGTTGAACAGCAAAGAGATGGATCAATTGAATGCAGCTGCAGATAAACTGAACAAACTAACCCCTAATGTCAAAGCGATCGTAGCTGATGAAATCAAAATGTATATGATCAATGAAGAAGCATCCGTCGCAGTAACTTTTTCTGGAGAAGCAGCAGATATGATGTCTGAAAATGAACATCTTCATTATGTGATCCCTTCAGAAGGTTCGAATTTATGGTTTGATAATATTGTGATGCCGAAAACAGCCAAGAACAAAGAAGGTGCGTATGATTTCATCAACTTTATGTTGAAACCAGAAAATGCTGCCCAAAATGCTGAATACATTGGCTACTCAACACCTAACAAAAAAGCGAAAGCTCTTTTACCAAAAGAAATTTCCCAAGATGAACAATTCTATCCCTCTGATGAAACCATCTCTCATCTAGAAGTTTATGAAGACCTTGGACCTAAGTTTTTAGGAATCTATAACGACTTGTTCTTAGAGTTCAAGATGTATCGGAAAAGCTGGTAA
- a CDS encoding ABC transporter permease gives MKKFKWSYLYLFIVFLLLYLPIFYLIFYSFNDGGTMNNFTGFTWDHYQAVFEDTRLIIIVLNTFMLAFLSALIATIIGTFGAMGIYYTKKRQARTTLLSMNNILLVSPDVIIGASFLIFFTFLGFGLGFQSVLLSHIAFSIPIVVLMVLPKLQEMNDSMVDAARDLGANNFQVVKNIILPFLSPGIIAGYFMAFTYSLDDFAVTFFVTGNGFTTLSVEIYSRARQGISLEINALSALVFLFSMVLVIGYYFISKENRSKKLRKNRRGREEVARLR, from the coding sequence ATGAAAAAATTTAAGTGGTCTTACCTTTACCTCTTTATTGTTTTTCTACTATTATATTTGCCTATCTTTTATTTGATTTTCTACTCCTTTAATGACGGTGGTACCATGAACAACTTTACCGGTTTTACTTGGGACCATTATCAGGCAGTTTTTGAAGATACACGATTGATCATTATTGTATTGAACACTTTTATGTTAGCCTTTTTATCGGCACTGATCGCAACGATTATCGGAACGTTTGGGGCAATGGGGATTTACTATACTAAAAAACGTCAAGCAAGAACGACATTACTAAGTATGAATAATATTTTATTAGTTTCACCAGATGTAATTATTGGTGCCAGTTTCTTGATTTTCTTTACTTTTTTAGGCTTTGGATTAGGTTTCCAAAGTGTTTTGCTTTCTCATATTGCCTTTAGTATCCCAATCGTTGTATTGATGGTATTACCTAAATTACAAGAAATGAATGATTCGATGGTTGATGCCGCTAGAGATCTAGGTGCAAATAATTTTCAAGTCGTAAAAAATATTATTTTACCATTCTTATCTCCGGGCATCATTGCAGGCTACTTTATGGCATTTACTTATTCATTAGACGATTTTGCGGTGACCTTTTTCGTGACAGGTAATGGATTCACTACGTTGTCAGTAGAAATCTATTCTCGTGCTCGTCAAGGAATCAGTTTAGAAATCAATGCGTTAAGTGCATTAGTGTTCCTATTTTCGATGGTTTTAGTGATCGGTTATTATTTCATTAGTAAAGAAAATCGTTCAAAAAAACTGAGAAAAAATCGCCGAGGACGTGAGGAGGTCGCACGCTTACGATGA
- a CDS encoding ABC transporter permease has protein sequence MKAMRRIYSVPYVLWLGLFVIAPVLMIIYQSFFDMNGHFTLNNYATFLTSRTNLFMALNSVWYAFLITFFTLIISYPTAYFLTKLKHKQLWLMLIILPTWVNLLLKAYAFIGIFSIHGSVNQFFEFLGIAPRQILFTDFSFLFVATYIEIPFMIMPIFNALEEMNPSLISASRDLGANNFETFRRVVFPLSLNGVKSGIQAVFIPSLSLFMLTRLIGGNRVITLGTAIEQHFLVTQNWGMGSTIGVILIIAMFIVMLLTGEKKKGGRA, from the coding sequence ATGAAAGCAATGCGTAGAATCTACTCTGTTCCTTATGTACTCTGGCTTGGTCTATTCGTGATCGCACCAGTTTTGATGATCATTTACCAATCTTTTTTTGATATGAATGGACACTTTACTTTAAATAATTATGCTACTTTTTTGACGTCTAGAACGAATCTTTTCATGGCGTTAAATTCTGTTTGGTATGCCTTTTTGATCACCTTTTTTACATTAATCATCAGCTATCCGACTGCTTATTTTTTAACTAAATTAAAACATAAACAGTTGTGGTTGATGCTGATCATCTTACCAACATGGGTGAATTTATTACTAAAAGCTTATGCGTTTATTGGTATTTTTAGTATCCATGGAAGTGTGAATCAATTTTTTGAATTTTTAGGGATTGCTCCAAGACAAATTTTGTTTACCGATTTTAGTTTTTTATTTGTGGCAACTTATATCGAGATTCCATTTATGATTATGCCGATATTCAATGCATTGGAAGAAATGAATCCGTCATTGATCAGTGCTAGCCGTGATCTAGGAGCTAATAATTTTGAAACATTTCGCCGAGTAGTATTCCCATTGTCATTGAATGGTGTAAAAAGTGGGATTCAAGCAGTGTTTATTCCTTCACTGTCATTGTTCATGTTGACACGACTGATTGGTGGAAATCGTGTGATCACTTTAGGAACAGCAATTGAACAACATTTTCTCGTGACTCAAAATTGGGGGATGGGTTCGACGATCGGAGTTATTTTGATTATTGCAATGTTTATAGTGATGTTGCTGACGGGTGAGAAGAAGAAGGGAGGCCGCGCATGA
- a CDS encoding ABC transporter ATP-binding protein: MGKPIISFDQVVKRYDDETILKKVSFEIEQGKFYTLLGPSGCGKTTILRIIAGFTDATEGEMYFEGKRLNDVPANKRQVNTVFQDYALFPHMNVFDNVAFGLKIKKMNKVDIEKKVKDALRMVQLPGYENREISEMSGGQRQRVAIARAIVNEPKVLLLDEPLSALDLKLRTDMQYELRELQQRLGITFIFVTHDQEEALAMSDEIFVMNKGKIVQSGTPVDIYDEPINHFVADFVGESNIVDGVMIDDNLVEFVGKRFECVDGGMRPNEPVEVVLRPEDLTITTPDKGKLVVTVDTQLFRGVHYEIVCYDEQQNEWTVHSTKKAKEGSKVGLAFDPEDIHVMRFNESEEEFDARLDSYEE; this comes from the coding sequence GTGGGAAAACCAATTATTTCATTTGATCAGGTGGTCAAACGCTATGATGATGAAACGATTTTGAAAAAAGTGAGTTTTGAGATCGAACAAGGGAAATTTTATACCTTATTAGGTCCTTCGGGTTGTGGAAAAACAACGATTTTACGAATTATTGCTGGTTTCACAGATGCTACTGAAGGCGAAATGTATTTTGAGGGAAAACGATTAAATGATGTGCCAGCTAATAAACGGCAAGTAAATACGGTTTTCCAAGATTACGCCTTATTTCCTCATATGAATGTATTCGACAATGTCGCTTTTGGATTGAAAATCAAAAAAATGAATAAAGTCGATATTGAGAAAAAAGTCAAAGATGCACTTCGCATGGTGCAACTTCCTGGGTACGAAAATCGAGAAATTAGCGAAATGTCTGGTGGACAAAGACAACGTGTGGCTATCGCGCGGGCTATCGTTAATGAACCTAAAGTATTATTGTTAGATGAACCTCTGTCTGCGCTGGATCTGAAGCTGCGAACGGATATGCAGTATGAATTAAGAGAGCTGCAACAACGTTTGGGAATTACATTTATTTTTGTGACACATGACCAAGAAGAAGCTTTAGCAATGAGCGATGAAATCTTTGTGATGAATAAGGGGAAAATCGTGCAGAGTGGAACACCTGTCGATATCTACGATGAACCGATCAATCATTTTGTGGCTGATTTTGTGGGTGAAAGCAATATCGTTGATGGTGTGATGATCGACGATAATCTTGTAGAGTTTGTTGGCAAACGATTTGAATGTGTTGATGGTGGAATGCGTCCCAATGAACCAGTTGAAGTCGTCTTGCGCCCTGAAGATTTAACGATTACTACCCCTGATAAGGGAAAACTGGTTGTGACTGTTGATACGCAACTGTTTCGTGGGGTCCACTATGAAATTGTCTGTTACGATGAGCAACAAAATGAATGGACGGTTCATTCAACGAAAAAAGCAAAAGAGGGTAGCAAAGTTGGTCTAGCCTTTGATCCAGAAGATATCCATGTCATGCGTTTTAATGAATCAGAAGAAGAATTTGATGCACGACTTGATAGTTATGAAGAGTAA
- a CDS encoding helix-turn-helix domain-containing protein — translation MEIGEKLRNLRIQKNLTQEELGERTDLSKGYISKLERDLSSPSMETFFSILEVLGVSPEEFFHQETVNLQVVYSKEDHTVYLDEENGYQLEWLVSDSNEKEMEPVLLTFNEAGEYKLFEPSLSETFIFVLEGELELSLGEERYIAKAGQSIYYQATKHHQLKNHQSKRTRALIVATESYL, via the coding sequence ATGGAAATAGGTGAGAAGTTAAGAAATTTACGTATCCAGAAAAATTTGACACAAGAAGAATTAGGTGAACGTACGGATTTATCAAAAGGCTATATCTCTAAATTAGAACGTGACTTGAGTTCGCCATCCATGGAAACATTTTTTTCGATTCTTGAAGTATTAGGTGTTTCCCCTGAAGAATTTTTCCATCAAGAAACAGTGAATCTACAAGTTGTTTATTCTAAAGAAGATCATACCGTTTATTTAGATGAAGAAAATGGTTATCAACTTGAATGGTTGGTCTCTGATTCGAATGAAAAAGAAATGGAACCTGTTTTACTGACATTCAATGAAGCAGGAGAGTATAAATTATTTGAACCTTCTTTATCAGAAACGTTTATTTTTGTGTTAGAGGGGGAATTAGAGTTAAGCTTAGGTGAAGAGCGATATATTGCCAAAGCAGGTCAATCGATCTATTACCAAGCAACAAAGCACCACCAATTGAAGAATCATCAATCAAAACGTACGAGGGCATTGATTGTCGCTACTGAATCGTACTTGTAA
- a CDS encoding acryloyl-CoA reductase, with the protein MNKFKAFQVNNVPHFHTSIIDQEMPLLSANEVLVKVAYSDVNYKDALASSESGGVIRSYPMTPGIDLSGTVVESRDERFKTDDSVLLTGYGLGVTQPGGYSQYQKVSGDWLIPLPKTLSLRQAMVLGTAGFTALLCVNALITKGMKTSDRIVVTGASGGVGSTAVAILKKLGFTSIIALSRKKESVEWLKKLGANEVLSPNEFLPEKTKPLGKQQIDYVIDTVGGDLLTQLLPLIAYDGAATLCGNAGGIKLTTTVLPFILRNIQLIGIDSVNVPHEKRFSLWQQLADLAIADDLFVKEIALEELPKVIQGLLAGQHQGRTLVNVGEMK; encoded by the coding sequence ATGAATAAATTTAAAGCGTTTCAAGTAAATAATGTTCCGCATTTTCATACTTCGATCATTGACCAGGAAATGCCTCTTTTATCAGCGAACGAAGTGTTGGTCAAAGTTGCTTATTCTGATGTTAACTATAAAGATGCACTAGCTAGTAGTGAATCTGGTGGGGTCATCCGCTCTTATCCTATGACACCTGGGATTGATCTTTCAGGAACCGTTGTCGAAAGTCGAGATGAACGTTTCAAAACAGATGATTCTGTTCTCCTAACTGGTTATGGCTTGGGCGTCACTCAACCTGGAGGCTATAGCCAGTACCAGAAAGTTTCTGGTGATTGGTTGATCCCACTTCCGAAAACCTTGTCACTTCGTCAGGCAATGGTATTAGGAACTGCTGGCTTTACTGCACTTTTATGTGTGAACGCCCTCATAACAAAAGGGATGAAGACGAGTGACCGTATTGTTGTAACCGGAGCATCTGGCGGAGTAGGCAGTACCGCTGTGGCAATTTTAAAAAAATTGGGTTTTACTTCGATCATCGCTCTTTCACGCAAAAAAGAATCGGTGGAATGGCTGAAAAAATTAGGAGCGAATGAAGTCCTATCCCCAAATGAATTTCTTCCTGAAAAGACAAAACCTTTAGGAAAGCAACAAATCGATTATGTCATTGATACGGTTGGTGGGGACTTATTGACCCAACTCCTTCCTTTGATCGCCTATGATGGTGCTGCGACATTATGTGGAAATGCTGGAGGAATCAAATTGACCACTACTGTATTACCGTTTATTTTGCGCAATATCCAGTTGATCGGTATCGATTCAGTCAATGTTCCGCATGAAAAACGTTTCTCCTTATGGCAACAATTAGCTGATCTTGCTATTGCTGATGATCTTTTCGTTAAAGAAATCGCCTTGGAGGAATTGCCCAAAGTGATTCAAGGATTGTTAGCTGGGCAACATCAGGGAAGAACACTAGTTAATGTAGGTGAAATGAAATGA
- a CDS encoding phosphopantothenate--cysteine ligase: MKILITAGGTSEKIDQVRSITNHSTGQLGKKIAETLVADSTVTIDYVTTNSAVKPTSQDNIRFHLIESTQDLFETLERLLTSDSYDAIIHSMAVSDFTPAFSLSEEQLAQSIDQTPLTPEHLSSWFRDHEINPNKAEKISSDTEHLLIALKKTPKIISYLRKWQPEATIIGFKLLVDVSKTELLAVAKKSIMKNQVDYILANDLTQIDGTNHHGYLLGADGTIKEAQSKEEIAKLLASVIIEPVSFNQ, from the coding sequence ATGAAGATATTGATTACGGCTGGTGGCACAAGCGAAAAAATTGATCAAGTCCGTTCAATCACAAATCATTCGACTGGGCAGTTAGGTAAAAAGATTGCTGAAACATTGGTAGCTGATTCAACAGTAACGATCGACTATGTCACGACAAACAGTGCTGTCAAGCCAACGTCACAGGACAATATTCGCTTTCATCTAATCGAGTCCACTCAAGATTTATTTGAAACTTTGGAAAGATTACTGACAAGTGACTCTTATGATGCCATCATCCATAGTATGGCAGTGAGCGATTTCACTCCTGCTTTTAGCCTATCTGAAGAACAATTGGCACAGAGCATTGACCAAACACCGCTAACGCCAGAACACCTTTCTTCATGGTTCCGAGACCATGAAATAAATCCTAATAAAGCTGAAAAAATCTCTTCTGACACAGAACACTTGTTAATTGCCTTGAAAAAAACGCCTAAGATCATCAGCTATCTAAGAAAATGGCAACCAGAAGCAACCATCATCGGCTTTAAGTTATTAGTCGATGTTTCAAAAACAGAACTTTTAGCAGTCGCCAAAAAAAGCATCATGAAGAATCAGGTAGACTACATCCTTGCGAATGATCTGACACAAATCGACGGAACAAACCATCACGGCTATCTATTAGGGGCAGACGGAACAATCAAAGAAGCTCAGTCCAAGGAAGAAATTGCTAAATTATTAGCATCGGTTATAATAGAACCAGTTTCCTTTAACCAATGA
- the coaC gene encoding phosphopantothenoylcysteine decarboxylase: MKKILLGVTGSISAYKSADITNQLVKLGYQVDVIMTESSTHFITPLTLQSLSKRAVHTDVMQEKEPSVINHIELAKQADLFLIAPATANIIGKLANGLADDLLSTVAMALPADTPKLIAPAMNTNMYQHPLNQRNLNTLKSIGYQEIEPRESLLACGDFGKGALADTQIIIDQTVQLINERNA, from the coding sequence ATGAAAAAAATTCTATTGGGGGTTACTGGCAGTATCTCTGCTTATAAAAGTGCGGATATTACCAATCAACTCGTGAAACTTGGCTACCAAGTAGACGTGATCATGACAGAAAGCAGCACTCACTTCATCACGCCACTTACGTTACAATCTTTATCAAAACGTGCCGTCCATACCGATGTCATGCAAGAAAAAGAACCTTCAGTGATTAATCACATCGAACTGGCAAAACAAGCAGACTTGTTCTTGATTGCTCCTGCTACGGCTAATATTATCGGTAAATTAGCAAATGGATTAGCAGATGATCTGCTCTCAACAGTTGCAATGGCACTCCCTGCAGATACTCCGAAGTTGATTGCTCCTGCAATGAATACAAATATGTATCAACATCCGCTCAATCAAAGGAATTTAAATACGTTAAAATCAATCGGCTATCAAGAAATCGAGCCAAGAGAGTCGTTGTTGGCTTGTGGTGATTTTGGCAAAGGTGCTTTAGCTGATACCCAAATAATCATTGATCAAACGGTACAATTGATTAATGAAAGAAACGCTTAA
- a CDS encoding ECF transporter S component, which translates to MKNTRTFALTAMFLAIMILLAVTPLGFIPIGPINATTMHIPVIIASIVLGPRLGGFLGGTFGLISMIRSTVIQTPLSFVFSPFIPVIGTDHGSLKALLIAFIPRILIGVVPYFVYKGILKLSKNKFQGVSLFLAGLAGSFVNTILVMNMIYFLFQQDYAQVVGKSIHALYTAILAVIFTSGVPEGIIAGIATVAVGSVLLRLMHATPQPK; encoded by the coding sequence ATGAAAAACACACGTACTTTTGCTTTGACTGCTATGTTTTTAGCAATCATGATTTTATTAGCGGTCACACCGCTTGGGTTTATTCCTATTGGTCCAATCAACGCTACGACCATGCACATCCCAGTGATCATTGCATCAATCGTTTTAGGCCCACGTTTAGGTGGCTTTCTAGGAGGAACATTCGGCTTGATTAGTATGATCCGTAGTACGGTCATTCAAACACCTTTGTCATTCGTCTTCTCTCCATTCATTCCAGTGATTGGTACAGATCATGGAAGTTTGAAAGCATTGTTGATTGCTTTTATTCCACGGATATTGATTGGTGTTGTTCCCTATTTTGTCTATAAAGGAATACTAAAGTTAAGTAAAAATAAATTCCAAGGAGTTTCTTTGTTTTTAGCAGGCTTAGCTGGTTCTTTCGTGAATACGATCCTAGTGATGAATATGATCTATTTCTTATTCCAACAAGATTATGCTCAAGTGGTCGGAAAAAGTATCCATGCGTTATATACTGCTATTTTAGCTGTTATCTTTACGAGTGGTGTTCCAGAAGGAATCATCGCTGGAATTGCTACAGTCGCTGTTGGTAGTGTCTTGCTTCGTTTGATGCATGCGACACCCCAACCTAAATAA
- a CDS encoding SDR family oxidoreductase: protein MKIFVVGANGQIGRHLIKDLATTRHQVTAGVREVATQSLVKKDNVTYVSFDLTWTIEEMADAFKGCDLVIFVAGSQGKNLLQIDLDGAIKTMIAAESAHVSRYFMISAVFAEDRSKWPDSMIDYYITKHYADEWLKQQTTLDYVIIQPVSLTNEEVTTVQLAKPTEATAKTVSRQTVAAVLTALVEQPTITKTTLVLSEGTQEISTALQQIVEEE from the coding sequence ATGAAAATTTTTGTTGTAGGTGCTAATGGCCAAATTGGTCGGCATTTAATCAAAGACCTTGCAACTACTAGACATCAAGTGACAGCAGGTGTACGTGAGGTTGCAACTCAATCTTTAGTAAAAAAAGATAATGTCACTTATGTTTCTTTCGATCTTACTTGGACAATTGAAGAAATGGCAGATGCTTTTAAAGGTTGTGATCTCGTTATTTTTGTTGCGGGTTCGCAAGGGAAAAACTTATTGCAGATCGACTTAGACGGTGCGATCAAGACAATGATAGCGGCCGAATCAGCACATGTTTCTCGCTACTTTATGATTAGTGCTGTTTTTGCCGAGGATCGCAGCAAATGGCCAGATTCTATGATTGATTACTACATTACGAAACATTATGCTGATGAGTGGCTGAAACAACAAACAACTTTAGATTATGTAATCATCCAGCCAGTGTCATTGACAAATGAAGAAGTTACTACAGTCCAACTGGCAAAACCAACCGAAGCCACTGCTAAAACCGTCTCTCGTCAAACAGTAGCTGCTGTTTTGACAGCTTTAGTGGAACAACCAACTATAACTAAAACAACGCTAGTACTATCTGAAGGAACGCAGGAAATTTCAACTGCGTTGCAGCAAATAGTCGAGGAGGAATAA
- a CDS encoding NAD(P)H-quinone oxidoreductase has protein sequence MRAITIKHPGSAEVLQEIDAPKPIAEKGQLLIKVHTAAINRTDIMRRETTNQQTPYPILGVEVAGEVVENRSDNPDFVPGTRVCGLVNLGGYAEYAVMPADRAILLPDTLDNVAAAGIAEVFLTAYQTLYWLGNLQEGETVLIHAGASGVGTAAIQLAKQLTKATVIVTAGSSEKLAFCQKLGADEQINYKTQDFSTEVARITNGKGVDVILDFIGASYWEKNLASIAIDGRWVLIGMLGGTIVPEIDLATLITKRIQLIGTLLTPRSDQYKAQLTQEFMQVVGPYLADQRVKPIIDRTFTLAQVQEAHEYMEANKNIGKIILTITE, from the coding sequence ATGCGAGCCATCACGATCAAACATCCCGGTTCTGCCGAAGTACTACAAGAGATCGATGCACCAAAACCAATAGCGGAAAAAGGACAATTACTCATAAAAGTCCACACAGCGGCAATCAATCGAACGGACATCATGCGTCGAGAAACAACGAATCAACAGACTCCTTACCCAATTCTTGGCGTAGAAGTAGCTGGAGAAGTGGTTGAAAACCGAAGTGATAACCCAGATTTTGTACCAGGTACAAGGGTATGTGGGTTAGTCAATTTAGGCGGTTATGCCGAGTACGCAGTGATGCCAGCTGACCGTGCAATTCTACTGCCCGATACATTGGATAATGTTGCAGCGGCTGGTATTGCAGAAGTTTTTCTAACAGCTTACCAAACACTCTATTGGCTAGGAAATTTACAAGAAGGTGAAACTGTTTTGATCCACGCTGGAGCGAGCGGTGTGGGAACGGCAGCCATCCAACTAGCAAAACAACTTACTAAGGCAACCGTCATCGTCACTGCTGGTTCATCAGAAAAACTAGCTTTTTGTCAAAAACTTGGTGCAGATGAACAGATCAATTACAAAACACAGGATTTTTCAACCGAAGTAGCAAGAATTACCAATGGAAAAGGTGTTGACGTGATCTTAGATTTCATCGGAGCTTCTTATTGGGAGAAAAATTTAGCTTCTATTGCTATTGATGGACGTTGGGTATTGATCGGAATGTTAGGTGGAACAATTGTACCAGAGATTGATTTAGCTACCTTGATCACCAAACGAATCCAATTGATCGGCACTTTGTTGACTCCTCGAAGTGATCAGTACAAAGCTCAATTGACTCAAGAATTTATGCAAGTAGTTGGACCTTATCTAGCTGACCAACGAGTCAAACCAATTATTGATCGTACCTTTACATTGGCGCAAGTCCAAGAAGCTCATGAATATATGGAAGCGAATAAGAATATCGGAAAGATTATTTTGACGATAACAGAATAA